A genome region from Planifilum fulgidum includes the following:
- the argH gene encoding argininosuccinate lyase — MERERQNREEWLRSEGTAFPGKTYVECLLKPLFNDQRDTLFHAMIQVHRAHVLMLYDRRILKRSEAARILRAVEEVARTDPRKLQYDPRYEDLFFLIEAKIAERIGEELAGNMHIARSRNDMGVAMYRIALRERILSLIEKTLSLREALLETVGQHLETVMPAYTHTQPAQPTTLGHYLLAVQDGLARDTARLKNAFHQVNRSPLGSAAITTTGFDICRDAVKEALGFDDLVENSYDAVAGADYLGETATAVALMMTNLGRWIQDLLLFCTREFQAVRVADPYVQISSIMPQKRNPVSVEHSRSLSSSAAADALAVLTMIHNTPFGDVVDTEDDLQPHLHRAIDKSRRVLELMTAVIRTLEVNRELLGRRAREGAITITEWADTMVREKGLPLRTAHRIAARIARSAWRENRELHELTPEEVRQKALEAAGVDLRFTDEELARLSDPLHFIRVRKCRGGPNPEETRRMLGERRQRLIREQRWLKDTLNRLERAQVRLMGRVGELTGKS, encoded by the coding sequence ATGGAGCGCGAAAGGCAAAACCGGGAGGAGTGGCTCCGGTCGGAGGGCACCGCCTTTCCCGGGAAAACCTACGTGGAATGTTTGCTCAAACCGCTGTTCAACGACCAGCGGGACACCCTGTTTCACGCCATGATCCAGGTGCACCGCGCCCATGTGCTCATGCTGTACGACCGGCGGATTCTGAAAAGATCGGAGGCCGCCCGCATCCTCCGGGCGGTGGAGGAGGTGGCCCGCACCGATCCGCGCAAGCTGCAGTACGACCCCCGCTATGAGGATCTGTTTTTCCTGATCGAGGCCAAAATCGCCGAACGGATCGGGGAAGAACTGGCGGGGAACATGCACATCGCCCGCAGCCGGAACGACATGGGCGTGGCCATGTACCGCATCGCCCTCCGGGAACGGATCCTCTCCCTGATCGAAAAAACCCTGTCCCTGCGGGAGGCGCTCCTCGAAACCGTCGGGCAGCACCTGGAGACGGTGATGCCCGCCTACACCCACACCCAACCGGCCCAACCCACCACGTTGGGTCATTATCTCCTGGCGGTGCAGGATGGATTGGCCCGGGACACGGCGCGTCTCAAAAACGCTTTCCACCAGGTCAACCGGAGCCCCCTCGGTTCGGCGGCCATCACCACCACCGGCTTCGACATCTGCCGGGATGCGGTGAAGGAAGCGCTGGGATTTGACGATCTGGTGGAAAACTCCTACGACGCGGTCGCCGGAGCCGATTACCTGGGGGAAACCGCCACCGCCGTGGCCCTTATGATGACCAATCTCGGGCGCTGGATTCAGGATCTCCTCCTCTTCTGCACGCGGGAATTCCAGGCGGTCCGGGTCGCCGATCCCTATGTGCAGATCAGCAGCATCATGCCGCAAAAGCGGAATCCCGTCTCCGTGGAACATTCCCGCTCCCTGTCAAGCAGCGCCGCCGCCGACGCCCTGGCGGTCCTGACGATGATCCACAACACCCCCTTCGGTGACGTCGTCGACACGGAGGACGACCTCCAGCCCCATCTGCACCGGGCCATCGACAAGAGCCGGCGCGTGCTTGAGCTCATGACGGCGGTGATTCGCACCCTGGAGGTCAACCGGGAACTCCTCGGGCGGCGGGCCCGGGAAGGAGCCATCACCATCACGGAGTGGGCGGACACCATGGTGCGGGAAAAGGGCCTCCCCCTCCGGACCGCCCACCGCATCGCCGCCCGGATTGCCCGGAGCGCCTGGCGGGAAAACCGGGAGCTTCACGAGCTGACGCCGGAGGAGGTCCGGCAGAAAGCCTTGGAGGCGGCGGGCGTCGATCTGCGCTTCACCGATGAAGAGCTGGCCCGCCTTTCGGATCCCCTTCATTTCATCCGGGTGCGGAAATGCCGGGGCGGACCCAACCCCGAAGAAACCCGACGGATGCTCGGGGAAAGGCGCCAACGGCTAATCCGGGAACAAAGGTGGTTAAAGGATACGCTGAACCGACTGGAGCGGGCCCAAGTCCGGTTGATGGGCAGGGTTGGGGAATTGACGGGAAAAAGCTGA
- a CDS encoding ABC transporter permease, with amino-acid sequence MADRLLKSLRSEKAFTVLLLIPILAVLFAYVLYPSFRTLAESLTAEGRFSLEHYRQFFSPETLTNLEALWNSLYISVLSVLLSGLVGVPLAFIFNRYDFPGRSFFAAAAVLPIVLPPLVGVMSFLFLYGESGLITRTLQSLLGLDEPPFRLGGVSGILLVHTYTMYVYFYMTVSAAIHRIDPALEEAATNLGAGRWTVFRRVTLPLLTPALVAASLLVFMTSMASFSAPFLLAGGFRVLSLQIYISKLNGDLEMAATQSVILSVFSISFLLLMRWYQGRRDYGIAGKGVSAHRREVQNPWIKWPLVGLGILGVIILLLPHVTLIVLSFVPEGAWTWQTYPTRFSLENYRLLMEDPNIWEPVKNSLNMAALATAGNFLFGILASYVLVKRKFAGKNLLDILVMLPWALPATVVAMNMILAFNQPTPFTFGNVLVGTYWILPLTYFVRDIPLVVRSTNAALEQLDDSLEEAARNLGAGWFTAFRRVVLPLILPGALAGTLLAFVTAVGEFVSSVLLYTIDNRPISIEIMNQLRMFNLGQAAAYAVYQIALIGIVMFISQRFLGVKAHQTL; translated from the coding sequence ATGGCTGACCGCCTGCTGAAATCCCTGCGGTCGGAAAAAGCTTTCACCGTCCTTCTCCTGATTCCGATCCTGGCCGTCCTTTTCGCCTATGTCCTTTACCCCAGCTTCCGCACGCTGGCGGAAAGCCTGACCGCGGAGGGGCGGTTTTCCCTGGAGCACTACCGCCAGTTTTTCAGTCCGGAGACGCTGACCAACCTGGAGGCCTTGTGGAACAGCCTGTACATCTCGGTGCTGAGTGTGCTTCTGAGCGGATTGGTGGGCGTGCCGCTGGCCTTCATCTTCAACCGGTACGACTTTCCCGGGAGATCCTTCTTCGCCGCCGCGGCCGTGTTGCCCATCGTCCTCCCGCCCCTGGTCGGGGTGATGTCCTTCCTGTTTCTTTACGGGGAATCGGGGCTCATCACCCGCACGCTGCAATCCCTGCTGGGCCTGGATGAACCTCCCTTCCGGCTGGGGGGCGTCTCGGGCATCCTGCTGGTGCACACCTACACGATGTACGTCTACTTTTACATGACCGTATCCGCGGCCATCCACCGGATCGATCCGGCGCTGGAAGAGGCGGCGACCAACCTGGGGGCCGGGCGGTGGACGGTCTTTCGCCGCGTCACCCTCCCCCTTCTGACGCCGGCGTTGGTGGCGGCCTCGCTGCTCGTGTTCATGACCTCGATGGCCTCTTTCAGCGCTCCCTTCCTCCTCGCCGGAGGCTTTCGGGTGCTCAGCCTGCAGATCTACATCTCCAAGCTGAACGGGGATCTGGAAATGGCCGCCACCCAGTCGGTGATTCTGTCCGTCTTTTCCATCTCCTTCCTCCTCCTGATGCGCTGGTACCAGGGACGAAGGGACTACGGCATCGCGGGGAAGGGGGTGAGCGCCCACCGGCGGGAGGTGCAAAACCCGTGGATCAAATGGCCCCTCGTCGGGCTGGGGATCCTCGGGGTGATCATCCTGCTCCTTCCCCATGTGACGCTGATCGTCCTCTCCTTCGTTCCCGAGGGGGCCTGGACCTGGCAGACCTACCCGACCCGGTTCAGCCTGGAGAACTACCGGCTGCTGATGGAGGACCCGAACATCTGGGAGCCGGTGAAAAACAGTCTGAACATGGCCGCTTTGGCCACCGCGGGCAATTTTCTCTTCGGAATTCTCGCCTCCTACGTCCTGGTCAAGCGAAAATTCGCCGGAAAAAATCTGCTCGACATCCTGGTCATGCTTCCCTGGGCCCTGCCCGCCACGGTGGTGGCCATGAACATGATCCTGGCCTTCAATCAGCCGACTCCCTTCACCTTTGGAAACGTTCTGGTGGGAACCTACTGGATTCTCCCGCTGACCTACTTCGTCCGCGACATTCCGTTGGTGGTGCGATCCACCAACGCCGCCCTGGAACAACTGGACGACAGCCTGGAGGAGGCGGCCCGCAACCTGGGAGCCGGGTGGTTCACCGCCTTCCGCCGGGTGGTCCTCCCCCTGATCCTGCCCGGGGCCCTGGCGGGAACCCTGCTCGCCTTCGTGACGGCGGTCGGAGAGTTTGTCTCCTCCGTGCTCCTTTACACCATCGACAACCGGCCGATCTCCATCGAAATCATGAACCAGCTCCGGATGTTCAACCTGGGGCAGGCCGCGGCCTACGCCGTCTACCAAATCGCCCTGATCGGCATCGTGATGTTCATCTCCCAGCGGTTCCTGGGAGTGAAGGCCCACCAAACCCTGTAG